The following are encoded together in the Magnetospirillum gryphiswaldense MSR-1 v2 genome:
- a CDS encoding DUF6900 domain-containing protein — MKSRDQALTEIATQILNLETLDTRNSDRLDFHELSVWQVKKALEAAFTAGQEAK, encoded by the coding sequence ATGAAATCCCGAGACCAAGCCCTGACCGAGATCGCCACCCAGATCCTGAACCTGGAAACCCTGGACACCCGCAACAGCGACCGCCTCGACTTCCACGAGTTGTCGGTTTGGCAGGTCAAGAAGGCCCTGGAAGCCGCATTTACCGCTGGCCAGGAGGCGAAGTGA
- a CDS encoding DUF7220 family protein, giving the protein MRQSRRMSMVEAAANVVIGYGIAVATQVVVFPIFGIHITLADDLAIGLVFAVVSLARGFMLRRVFERLR; this is encoded by the coding sequence TTGCGTCAATCTCGCCGTATGTCCATGGTCGAGGCCGCCGCCAACGTGGTGATCGGTTACGGCATCGCGGTCGCCACCCAGGTGGTGGTGTTCCCGATCTTCGGCATTCACATCACCCTGGCCGATGATCTGGCGATCGGCTTGGTGTTCGCCGTGGTGTCCTTGGCTCGGGGTTTCATGCTGAGGCGGGTCTTTGAACGGCTCCGGTGA
- a CDS encoding HU family DNA-binding protein, producing MSKTAISKAIRTATGCTAAQADEAVDALVATILDGVKSEGRFRMIGFGTFSKSERPARQGRNPQTGKTIEIAASSTIKFKASSSLKK from the coding sequence ATGAGCAAGACCGCGATTTCCAAAGCCATCCGCACCGCCACCGGCTGCACCGCCGCCCAGGCCGACGAAGCTGTCGATGCCTTGGTGGCCACCATTCTGGATGGCGTGAAGTCCGAAGGCCGCTTCCGGATGATTGGATTTGGGACCTTCTCGAAGTCCGAGCGCCCGGCCCGGCAGGGCCGCAATCCCCAGACCGGCAAGACCATTGAGATCGCGGCGTCCTCGACCATCAAGTTCAAGGCGTCGTCGTCGCTGAAGAAATAG
- a CDS encoding DUF3489 domain-containing protein — MTTIQLSDTQSVILATACAREGGLVLPITTSLKGGAVDMVLTSMIKKGLIEAIPVEAGAPVWREDEDGTPLTLVATAAAYTALGIVADTGADTAPEEEPGADMADKAESPPTDAHVSKPARKPREGTKQEALIAMLKRPEGSSIAEITAEFGWLPHTARGAIAGALKKKLGLDVTSEKIEGRGRVYKLDSAV, encoded by the coding sequence ATGACCACGATTCAGCTTTCCGACACCCAATCCGTCATCCTCGCCACCGCCTGCGCCCGCGAGGGCGGGCTGGTCCTACCGATCACCACATCCTTGAAGGGCGGCGCGGTCGACATGGTGCTGACCAGCATGATCAAGAAGGGCCTGATCGAGGCGATTCCGGTTGAAGCCGGTGCCCCGGTCTGGCGCGAAGACGAGGACGGAACCCCGCTAACGCTAGTTGCCACGGCCGCCGCCTACACGGCGTTGGGCATTGTCGCCGACACGGGCGCGGACACGGCGCCGGAAGAAGAACCGGGGGCTGACATGGCCGACAAGGCAGAATCCCCGCCCACGGACGCTCACGTCTCGAAACCGGCCCGCAAGCCCCGCGAAGGCACCAAGCAGGAGGCCCTGATCGCCATGCTGAAGCGGCCCGAGGGCAGCAGCATCGCCGAGATTACCGCCGAGTTCGGCTGGTTGCCACATACGGCAAGGGGCGCAATCGCCGGGGCCTTAAAGAAGAAGCTCGGCCTGGACGTCACCAGCGAGAAGATCGAAGGCCGGGGCCGGGTTTACAAATTGGATTCTGCAGTCTGA
- a CDS encoding terminase gpA endonuclease subunit — MSRRSGDPGGEDSFAFRGSDVLLQAWRDGLRPDPALTVSEWADQHRMLSSRASAEPGRYRTARTPYMRDIMDALSPTNPVQRVVFMKAAQVGATEAGCCFIGFVIHHAPGPMLCVQPTVEMAKRASRQRIDPLIEESPAIRDRVKPARSRDAGNTMLSKDFPGGTLVLTGANSAVGLRSMPARYLFLDEVDAYPASADDEGDPVGLAEARSLTFAHRRKVFLASTPTIRGMSRIEREYEASDQRRFFVPCPHCGTMQWLKFERLRWDKGRPETVRYHCEACEQEIAEHHKGAMLAAGVWRATATGTDPGTIGFHISALYSPPGWQSWRDIVRLWEAAQGNDDALRVFKNTVLGETWTESGEAPDWQRLYDRRETWANGSVPEGALFLTAGADVQKDRVEIDVWAWGRNLESWLVDHIVIDGGPEKAETWTALEQVLAKTWQHANGAALKIARLAIDSGYESSAVYTWGRRVGVGQVSPIKGVEGFNRSSPVSGPTFVDATEGGKKVRRGARLWTVAVSTFKSETYRYLRLERPTDEELAEGIRFPAGTVHLPSWSDSEWCKQFVAEQLVTVKNRRGFSKLEWQKLRERNEALDCRVYARAAAWIVGADRWSEAKWRDLEKQVAATDFASASDPEAGQIRRIARRPRRIIKFSGLN, encoded by the coding sequence TTGAGCCGACGTTCCGGTGATCCTGGGGGTGAGGATTCCTTCGCCTTCCGGGGATCGGACGTCCTGCTCCAGGCGTGGCGCGATGGATTGCGTCCAGATCCGGCCCTGACCGTCTCGGAATGGGCCGATCAGCACCGCATGCTGTCCAGCCGGGCCTCGGCGGAGCCGGGCCGCTACCGCACGGCGCGCACACCTTATATGCGCGACATCATGGACGCGCTGTCGCCCACCAATCCGGTGCAGCGGGTGGTGTTCATGAAGGCGGCCCAGGTGGGGGCCACCGAGGCTGGTTGCTGCTTCATCGGCTTCGTCATCCACCATGCGCCGGGGCCGATGCTCTGCGTCCAGCCGACGGTGGAGATGGCGAAACGGGCCTCACGCCAGCGCATAGATCCGCTGATCGAGGAAAGCCCGGCTATCCGCGATCGGGTCAAACCGGCCCGCTCGCGCGACGCCGGCAATACCATGCTGTCGAAGGATTTCCCTGGCGGCACATTGGTGCTGACCGGTGCCAACAGTGCGGTGGGCCTGCGTTCCATGCCGGCCCGTTACCTGTTCCTCGACGAGGTCGACGCCTATCCGGCTTCCGCCGACGACGAAGGCGATCCGGTGGGGTTGGCCGAGGCGCGGTCTCTGACCTTCGCCCATCGCCGAAAGGTGTTCCTGGCCTCGACGCCGACCATCCGGGGCATGTCGCGGATCGAGCGGGAATACGAGGCCAGCGATCAGCGGCGGTTCTTCGTGCCGTGCCCCCATTGCGGGACCATGCAGTGGCTGAAATTCGAGCGCCTGCGCTGGGACAAGGGCCGCCCCGAGACGGTGCGCTATCACTGCGAAGCCTGCGAGCAGGAGATCGCCGAGCACCACAAAGGCGCCATGCTGGCGGCAGGCGTTTGGCGGGCGACGGCCACGGGCACTGATCCCGGTACCATCGGCTTCCACATCTCGGCGCTGTATTCACCGCCGGGCTGGCAGTCGTGGCGCGACATCGTCCGCCTGTGGGAAGCGGCCCAGGGCAATGACGATGCCCTGCGGGTGTTCAAGAACACCGTGCTGGGCGAAACCTGGACCGAATCCGGCGAGGCCCCCGACTGGCAGCGGCTCTATGACCGCCGCGAGACCTGGGCCAATGGCAGTGTGCCGGAAGGCGCCCTGTTCCTCACCGCCGGGGCCGATGTCCAGAAGGACCGCGTCGAGATCGATGTCTGGGCCTGGGGCCGCAACCTGGAAAGCTGGCTGGTAGACCACATCGTCATCGACGGCGGTCCCGAGAAGGCCGAAACCTGGACTGCGTTGGAGCAGGTGCTGGCGAAGACCTGGCAACATGCCAACGGTGCCGCCCTGAAGATCGCCCGTCTCGCCATCGACTCCGGCTACGAGTCCTCGGCGGTCTACACCTGGGGCCGCAGGGTGGGCGTAGGCCAAGTCTCGCCGATCAAGGGTGTCGAGGGCTTCAACCGCTCCAGCCCGGTGTCGGGGCCGACCTTTGTGGACGCTACCGAGGGCGGCAAGAAGGTGCGCCGTGGTGCCCGCCTCTGGACGGTGGCGGTGTCCACCTTCAAGTCGGAGACCTACCGGTACTTGCGCCTGGAGCGGCCCACCGACGAGGAACTAGCCGAGGGAATCCGTTTCCCCGCCGGAACGGTGCATCTGCCATCGTGGTCGGATTCGGAATGGTGCAAGCAGTTCGTCGCCGAGCAGCTGGTGACGGTCAAGAACCGGCGCGGCTTCTCCAAGCTGGAATGGCAAAAGCTGCGCGAGCGCAACGAGGCGCTGGATTGCCGGGTCTATGCCCGCGCAGCCGCCTGGATCGTCGGTGCCGATCGCTGGTCAGAGGCTAAATGGCGGGATCTCGAGAAGCAGGTGGCGGCCACGGACTTTGCCTCTGCCAGTGACCCGGAGGCCGGGCAGATCCGCCGGATCGCTCGCCGACCCCGGCGGATCATCAAATTCAGTGGACTGAACTGA
- a CDS encoding phage head-tail joining protein yields the protein MTLDEMKAERERVLARRNSLVARVTVGDRTVQYDLTQANHVLADLDRRIAVLEGKKPRRRILAVATKGL from the coding sequence ATGACTCTCGACGAGATGAAGGCTGAGCGCGAGCGGGTGCTGGCGCGGCGTAACTCGCTGGTGGCTCGCGTCACGGTTGGCGACCGCACTGTCCAGTACGACCTGACCCAGGCCAATCACGTCCTGGCCGATCTCGACCGCCGCATCGCCGTGTTGGAAGGCAAGAAACCCCGCCGCCGCATTCTCGCCGTCGCCACCAAGGGATTGTAA
- a CDS encoding phage portal protein: MLLGLRRRIGALIGGFEAAQGSRRLKGFQPSRAHVNTLIAAAGSDITARARYLVRNNGYALNAAESWTGNAVGTGIKPSSLIADKDLKTRVQQLWLAWTDESDAENLTDFYGQQRRAAREVFIAGEVFFRLRPRRPEDGLTVPLQLQMLPSEMLPLTRTEVLPNGNVIRQGIEFDRIGRRAAYWFLRRHPGDLTDPGMVGEMVRVPAAEIIHVIDPVESGQLRGVSRLAPAVVKLFLLDQYDDAELERKKIAAMYAMFVISPAPTDIIDVTPADDGSGDRIVEVQPGQVVPLEPGEQIQTSAPADVGGSYEPFEYRTLLQISAATGIPYAYLSNDMLKANYSNSRMALLEFRRRVEAWQHSVMVHQMCRKVWQRWLDVAVLSGALDIPGYERKRASFIACSWLPPKWDWVDPLKDAKAEIEQIGAGLKSRTQALAERGYDAEQVDAETATDREREQRLGLTFGSDPPPLLLPPPTS; encoded by the coding sequence ATGTTGTTGGGACTGCGCAGGAGGATCGGCGCCCTGATCGGCGGCTTCGAGGCCGCCCAGGGCAGCCGCCGGCTCAAGGGCTTCCAGCCCAGCCGCGCCCATGTCAATACCCTGATCGCGGCTGCCGGTTCCGACATCACGGCGCGAGCCCGTTATCTGGTGCGCAACAACGGCTACGCCCTCAACGCCGCCGAAAGCTGGACCGGCAACGCGGTGGGCACCGGCATCAAGCCGTCGTCGCTGATCGCCGACAAGGATCTGAAGACTCGGGTGCAGCAGCTCTGGCTGGCCTGGACCGACGAGTCCGACGCCGAGAACCTGACCGATTTCTACGGCCAGCAGCGCCGGGCCGCCCGCGAGGTGTTCATCGCCGGGGAAGTGTTCTTCCGCCTGCGCCCGCGTCGCCCGGAAGACGGCCTGACTGTGCCGTTGCAGCTTCAGATGCTGCCGTCCGAGATGCTGCCCCTGACCCGAACCGAGGTTCTTCCCAACGGCAACGTGATCCGCCAGGGCATCGAGTTCGACCGCATCGGTCGGCGGGCGGCATATTGGTTTCTGCGGCGTCATCCCGGTGATCTCACCGATCCCGGCATGGTCGGCGAAATGGTGCGGGTGCCGGCCGCCGAAATCATCCACGTCATCGACCCGGTGGAATCCGGCCAGCTTCGTGGCGTCTCCCGGCTGGCCCCGGCAGTGGTGAAGCTGTTCCTGCTCGACCAGTACGATGACGCAGAACTTGAGCGCAAGAAGATCGCGGCCATGTACGCGATGTTCGTCATCTCGCCGGCACCAACCGATATTATCGATGTGACCCCAGCCGACGATGGTTCCGGCGACCGCATCGTCGAGGTCCAGCCCGGCCAGGTGGTGCCCTTGGAGCCGGGCGAGCAGATCCAGACCTCGGCCCCCGCCGATGTGGGCGGATCGTATGAGCCATTCGAGTATCGGACGCTGCTGCAGATCTCGGCCGCCACCGGCATCCCTTACGCCTATTTGTCCAACGACATGCTGAAGGCCAACTACTCCAACTCGCGCATGGCGCTGCTGGAATTCCGCCGCCGGGTCGAGGCATGGCAGCACTCGGTGATGGTCCACCAGATGTGCAGGAAAGTGTGGCAGCGCTGGCTGGATGTGGCGGTGCTGTCCGGGGCGCTCGACATTCCCGGCTACGAGCGCAAACGCGCCAGCTTCATCGCCTGCTCCTGGCTGCCGCCGAAATGGGACTGGGTCGATCCGCTGAAGGACGCCAAGGCCGAGATCGAGCAGATCGGGGCGGGTCTGAAAAGCAGGACGCAAGCACTGGCCGAGCGTGGCTACGACGCCGAACAGGTCGATGCCGAGACTGCCACCGACCGGGAACGGGAACAGCGGTTGGGGCTGACCTTCGGTTCCGATCCGCCACCGCTCTTGTTGCCCCCACCGACATCGTAA
- a CDS encoding S49 family peptidase, which produces MHDLPHLAARLYGTPLLVARSKLDVILGALGPRLAGQSISFDGDTAPSADVAVTPDGIAIVPVVGTLVARSGYLGAASGLTGYGDIADAIEAAATDPGVRAILLDVDSSGGEVGGLFDLVDHIQAIRSQCGKPIWAVADEAALSAAYAIACTADRIYVTQTGEVGSIGVVAVHRDESGADTQAGLAWTFIHAGVCKVDGNPHQPLSDSARTALKADVDALYGKFTTLVAERRRLYPDAVRATEAQVYRGDQAVAVGLADKVGTLRVALADLGAVLARPSIRSPILSRPKETTMSEQIGDIPVIEPERPAPGAIVPVPGEVTAQVEQRLRAEYSEISAIAAQAARLGVTIDPAEAMAKGIRPEALRRTVLEQLAERSEATDVVAAAPAGAVPKTETESPIVRRAREAAARK; this is translated from the coding sequence ATGCACGATTTGCCCCATCTCGCGGCTCGTCTGTACGGGACGCCGCTGCTGGTCGCCCGCAGTAAGCTGGATGTGATCCTGGGTGCTCTCGGCCCCCGGCTGGCTGGGCAGTCCATCTCCTTCGACGGTGATACGGCTCCATCCGCCGATGTGGCGGTGACGCCCGACGGCATCGCCATCGTGCCGGTGGTGGGAACCCTGGTGGCCCGCTCCGGCTATCTCGGCGCCGCCAGCGGCTTGACCGGTTATGGCGACATCGCCGATGCCATCGAGGCGGCAGCCACCGATCCCGGCGTTCGCGCCATTCTGCTGGACGTGGACTCCTCCGGTGGCGAGGTGGGCGGGTTGTTCGATCTGGTCGACCACATCCAGGCCATCCGCAGCCAGTGCGGCAAGCCCATCTGGGCGGTAGCCGATGAGGCGGCCCTATCGGCGGCCTATGCCATCGCCTGCACCGCCGACCGAATCTACGTCACCCAGACCGGCGAGGTCGGGTCCATCGGCGTAGTGGCGGTTCACCGTGATGAATCCGGGGCCGACACCCAGGCTGGGCTGGCCTGGACCTTCATCCATGCCGGAGTCTGCAAGGTGGACGGCAATCCCCACCAGCCGCTGTCCGACTCTGCCCGCACAGCCCTCAAGGCCGATGTCGATGCCCTCTACGGGAAGTTCACCACCCTGGTGGCCGAGCGCCGCCGCCTATACCCCGACGCCGTGCGGGCCACCGAGGCTCAGGTCTATCGTGGCGATCAGGCGGTGGCCGTGGGACTTGCCGACAAGGTCGGCACGCTCCGCGTCGCCCTGGCCGATCTCGGAGCCGTGCTGGCTCGCCCCTCCATCCGCTCCCCCATCCTGTCCAGACCCAAGGAGACCACCATGTCCGAGCAAATAGGGGACATCCCCGTCATCGAACCCGAGCGCCCCGCTCCAGGAGCCATTGTTCCGGTGCCCGGCGAAGTAACCGCCCAGGTGGAACAGCGTCTGCGCGCCGAATATTCCGAGATCAGCGCCATCGCCGCCCAGGCCGCCCGACTGGGAGTCACCATCGATCCCGCCGAGGCCATGGCCAAGGGCATCCGTCCCGAGGCGTTACGGCGCACCGTGCTGGAGCAACTGGCCGAGCGCTCCGAGGCCACAGATGTGGTCGCCGCCGCTCCGGCGGGTGCGGTCCCGAAAACTGAAACCGAAAGCCCCATCGTCCGGCGTGCCCGCGAAGCCGCCGCTCGCAAGTAA
- a CDS encoding head decoration protein: MPVLTASPTLGDLLKFELNASYTRETVTLKAGTSYPLGSVLGRITANGEYRLSPAAEVVGDQGAETAIAVLLEAVDATDGVATGLIAARGPVILADGALIFEASVDQPAERAAKIVQLATVGLVARATV, from the coding sequence ATGCCCGTTCTGACCGCTTCGCCCACCCTGGGCGACCTGCTGAAGTTCGAACTGAACGCCAGCTACACCCGCGAGACCGTTACCCTGAAGGCGGGGACCAGTTATCCCCTGGGTTCCGTGCTGGGCCGCATCACCGCCAACGGCGAATACCGCCTGTCGCCCGCCGCCGAGGTGGTCGGTGACCAAGGGGCGGAAACCGCCATCGCCGTGCTGTTGGAAGCGGTGGACGCCACCGATGGCGTGGCCACCGGCCTGATCGCCGCCCGTGGCCCGGTCATCCTGGCCGATGGCGCTCTGATTTTCGAAGCCTCGGTCGACCAGCCCGCCGAACGGGCCGCCAAAATTGTCCAGCTTGCCACTGTGGGTCTGGTTGCCCGCGCCACCGTCTGA
- a CDS encoding major capsid protein: MNAIINPFDAGGYSLAEMTQAINILPNLYTRLGQMGLFRFEGVTQRSVIIEQAEGVLNLLPTVPLGGPATVANRDARSMRSFTVPWIPHDDSITPQDVQGVRGFGVADAADPLATVMERKLTRMRSKHAQTREFMEVNALRGIIRDGSGATLYDYFSEFALSRQQVDFTLGTATTNVQAKIRDVLRKVEVELKGETMTSVLALVSPEFFDKLIGHAKVEQAYQYFSSTGAQPLREDVRRRFPFAGMVFEEYSATVTLSTGQTETLIPAGEGIAFPLGTMDTFVTYGAPANLIETVNTLGVPMYARQLARQDGSAIDVKTEASILPVNKRPRLAVRLFSGN, translated from the coding sequence ATGAACGCCATCATCAACCCCTTCGACGCGGGCGGCTATTCGCTCGCCGAGATGACCCAGGCCATCAACATCCTGCCCAACCTCTACACCCGGCTCGGCCAGATGGGGCTGTTCCGCTTCGAGGGCGTCACCCAGCGCAGCGTCATCATCGAGCAGGCCGAGGGCGTCCTCAACCTGCTGCCCACCGTTCCCCTGGGCGGGCCGGCCACCGTCGCGAACCGCGACGCCCGGAGCATGCGCTCCTTCACCGTGCCGTGGATTCCCCATGACGATTCGATCACGCCCCAGGACGTCCAGGGCGTGCGCGGTTTCGGTGTCGCCGATGCCGCCGATCCCCTGGCCACGGTGATGGAGCGAAAGCTGACCCGCATGCGCTCCAAGCATGCCCAGACGCGGGAGTTCATGGAGGTCAATGCGCTCCGCGGCATCATCCGCGACGGCTCCGGGGCCACCCTCTACGACTACTTCTCTGAGTTCGCCCTGAGCCGCCAGCAGGTGGATTTCACCCTCGGCACCGCCACCACCAATGTCCAGGCCAAGATCCGCGATGTCCTGCGCAAGGTGGAGGTCGAGTTGAAGGGGGAGACCATGACCAGCGTGCTGGCCCTGGTGTCCCCGGAGTTCTTCGACAAGCTGATCGGCCATGCCAAGGTCGAGCAGGCCTACCAGTATTTCTCCTCCACCGGCGCCCAGCCGCTGCGTGAAGACGTGCGTCGCCGTTTCCCCTTCGCCGGCATGGTGTTCGAGGAATACAGCGCCACCGTCACCCTTTCCACCGGCCAGACCGAAACCCTGATCCCGGCGGGCGAGGGTATCGCCTTCCCGCTCGGCACCATGGACACCTTCGTCACCTATGGCGCTCCCGCCAATTTGATCGAAACCGTCAACACCCTGGGCGTGCCCATGTATGCCCGCCAGTTGGCCCGTCAGGACGGCAGCGCCATCGACGTCAAGACCGAGGCGTCCATCCTGCCGGTCAACAAGCGGCCCCGGCTGGCGGTGCGGTTGTTCTCGGGCAACTGA
- a CDS encoding head-tail joining protein, giving the protein MTAFTDAIDDLFADPNMAVAVTYQGSPVRALVRRPDRDVEFSDITVHTSSALFEIRRRDIPAPQAGDIIHHDGDSFVVQGEPRLDGERLIWNIDTRPA; this is encoded by the coding sequence ATGACCGCCTTCACCGACGCCATCGACGACCTGTTCGCCGATCCGAACATGGCCGTTGCCGTGACCTACCAGGGTAGCCCCGTGCGTGCCCTGGTGCGGCGGCCCGACCGCGATGTCGAGTTCTCGGACATCACCGTGCACACCAGTTCGGCTTTGTTCGAGATTCGGCGGCGGGACATCCCGGCACCCCAGGCGGGGGACATCATCCACCATGACGGCGACAGCTTCGTCGTCCAGGGCGAACCCCGCCTGGATGGTGAGCGGCTGATCTGGAATATCGACACGAGACCGGCATGA